A part of Paenibacillus sp. genomic DNA contains:
- a CDS encoding glycoside hydrolase family 28 protein: MRDIFDVKDFGAKGDGVAVDTKAIQQAIDECFHAGGGFVVLAGGTFVSGTIFLKSNVYLQVNPSATLLANPDIGDYPDGTHYNRYINEKDMDKCFIYAEDATNVGVIGQGEINGNAESFPNEGSIYRPMMMRFLRCKNIHVKGLRLYNSTAWTTAFLDSENIWCEDLDIRNDRRYNGDGLDYDGCKNVFISNCKILGTDDNLCLQASSKDYPMKNVHISNCHFTSICAGIRIGLKSVGDISNVTIHNCTFENVWREGIKIECTEGGTISDIVAQGLVMRNVTRPIFMILNNRLDVIGSSIGLEEMPEIGAMERITLSDIIATDDEEMYNTHYRFTDDIMGCPSFNGIRIDACDSYPIRDVTLRNITYTFVGGVKKEDIPEEYPKVWDLRHDHPERVSENYYPTWSRTTFMDVRNVERLTLDGLRFHAMKEDTRESYIIENCKTFKEDITEY, from the coding sequence ATGAGGGATATCTTCGACGTCAAGGATTTTGGCGCCAAAGGCGACGGCGTCGCGGTCGACACGAAGGCCATCCAACAAGCGATCGACGAGTGCTTTCATGCCGGCGGCGGTTTTGTCGTTCTGGCAGGCGGCACGTTTGTATCGGGAACGATTTTTTTGAAATCGAACGTTTATTTGCAAGTGAATCCGTCCGCGACGCTATTGGCGAATCCGGATATCGGCGATTACCCGGACGGGACGCATTACAACCGATATATCAATGAGAAAGACATGGACAAATGCTTTATTTATGCCGAAGACGCTACGAACGTCGGCGTCATCGGTCAGGGCGAAATTAACGGCAACGCCGAGAGCTTTCCGAACGAAGGAAGCATCTATCGGCCGATGATGATGCGGTTCTTGCGCTGTAAAAATATCCACGTCAAAGGTTTGCGACTCTATAATTCTACCGCTTGGACCACGGCCTTCTTGGACAGCGAGAACATATGGTGCGAGGATCTGGACATCCGAAACGATCGCAGGTACAACGGAGACGGTTTGGATTATGACGGCTGTAAGAACGTTTTTATCTCGAATTGCAAAATTTTGGGCACCGACGATAACCTTTGTCTACAGGCCAGCAGCAAAGACTATCCGATGAAAAATGTGCACATCAGCAACTGCCACTTTACTTCCATTTGCGCAGGCATTCGGATCGGTTTAAAATCCGTGGGCGATATCTCGAACGTAACCATCCACAACTGCACGTTCGAGAACGTATGGCGCGAAGGGATCAAAATCGAATGCACCGAGGGCGGCACAATCAGCGATATCGTGGCTCAAGGACTTGTGATGCGAAACGTAACGCGGCCGATCTTTATGATTTTAAACAATCGTCTGGATGTGATCGGTTCTTCGATCGGTCTTGAGGAAATGCCGGAAATCGGCGCGATGGAGCGCATTACGTTGTCGGACATCATCGCGACGGATGACGAGGAGATGTACAATACTCATTATCGCTTTACCGACGATATCATGGGTTGTCCTTCCTTCAACGGAATTCGCATCGATGCTTGCGACAGCTACCCGATTCGCGATGTAACGTTGAGGAATATTACGTATACCTTTGTCGGCGGCGTGAAGAAGGAAGACATCCCCGAGGAATATCCGAAGGTGTGGGATTTGCGGCACGATCATCCGGAGAGAGTATCCGAGAATTACTATCCGACCTGGAGCCGGACGACCTTCATGGACGTCAGGAATGTCGAGCGTCTCACGCTGGACGGGCTGAGGTTCCACGCAATGAAGGAAGACACGAGAGAATCCTATATTATCGAGAATTGTAAAACGTTTAAGGAAGATATCACGGAGTATTAA
- a CDS encoding adenosylcobalamin-dependent ribonucleoside-diphosphate reductase, producing MKTKQKTKLEGLSEKIFLDRYARKDADYNNTKVGDIVLALTKDDPKFPAKEVGEVIAREGNKVTVKTRSGNTVETTVEKITLTLEKTPEEMWDRLAAAMASVEAPEKQKEWTEKFRYILDDWKLVPGGRIAAGAGASDELTLFNCYVIPSPHDSRGGIMETLSEMTEIMSRGGGVGINLSSLRPRRSIVAGVNGSSSGAVSWGGLFSYTTGLIEQGGSRRGALMLMINDWHPDVLDFITVKQTMGQVTNANLSVCVSNGFMKAVKEDLDWELVFPDTTDPDYDALWDGNLDKWKEAGKPVKHYRTVKARDIWHTIIESAWKSAEPGVVFMEYYNQMSNSWYFNPIICTNPCGEQGLPAWGVCNLSAVNLSKFYDEAKHDVDWEDLAKTVRYSVRFLDNVIDKTPYHFEENRKNQQGERRVGLGTMGLAELMIKLEIRYGSPESLVFLDKLYGFMAKEAYIASAEIAGEKGSFEHFVYEKFMQSGFMKNMVSVYPEVGAAIKKHGMRNVTVITQAPTGSTGTMVGTSTGIEPYFAFEYYRQSRLGFDKQLVPIAQEWQDKNPGKELPEWFVTAMDLSAKDHIRVQAAIQRWVDSSISKTANCPADFTVEETKELYELAFDLGCKGVTIYRDGSRDVQVLSTKKDEEKKEEAAAPAAEAPAAEAQAIEAIASSLPVKATPEQQQVFDKQYHRRPQVLRGATYKFNTPFGIAYITINDANGTPSEVFLNVGKAGSDVFAMSEALGRVISLFLRYGDHGSKTELLIKHLKGIGGSGAVGFGPNRVESIADAVAKALELHKEHSDASAVYEPATHLVTATQELEDAPAPTPAPAAPVVKKLDIASSTDLCPGCGSASLINSEGCKTCTNCGYSKCS from the coding sequence TTGAAAACGAAGCAGAAGACGAAATTGGAAGGCCTGAGCGAGAAAATCTTTTTGGACCGATATGCCCGGAAGGATGCCGATTACAACAACACGAAAGTCGGCGATATCGTTCTTGCCTTGACGAAGGACGATCCGAAGTTCCCGGCGAAAGAAGTCGGCGAAGTCATCGCGCGCGAAGGGAACAAGGTTACCGTCAAGACGCGTTCCGGCAACACGGTCGAGACGACCGTCGAGAAAATCACCCTCACGCTCGAGAAAACGCCGGAAGAAATGTGGGATCGCCTCGCTGCGGCGATGGCGTCGGTGGAAGCGCCGGAGAAGCAGAAAGAATGGACGGAAAAATTCAGATACATTTTGGATGACTGGAAATTGGTGCCGGGCGGACGGATCGCCGCGGGCGCAGGCGCCAGCGACGAGCTGACGCTGTTCAACTGCTACGTCATCCCGTCGCCGCACGACAGCCGCGGCGGCATCATGGAGACGCTCAGCGAAATGACGGAGATCATGTCCCGCGGCGGCGGCGTCGGCATCAACCTGTCCTCGCTCCGCCCGCGCCGTTCGATCGTCGCCGGCGTGAACGGCTCCTCCAGCGGCGCCGTTTCGTGGGGCGGTCTGTTCAGCTATACGACGGGCCTCATCGAGCAAGGCGGTTCGCGCCGCGGCGCGCTCATGCTCATGATCAACGATTGGCACCCGGACGTGCTCGACTTCATTACGGTCAAGCAAACGATGGGGCAAGTGACGAACGCCAACCTGTCCGTCTGCGTCAGCAACGGGTTTATGAAAGCCGTCAAAGAGGACCTCGACTGGGAGCTCGTCTTCCCGGACACGACGGATCCGGACTACGACGCGCTGTGGGACGGCAACCTGGACAAGTGGAAGGAAGCCGGCAAGCCGGTGAAGCATTACCGCACGGTGAAGGCGCGCGACATTTGGCACACGATCATCGAATCCGCTTGGAAATCGGCGGAGCCGGGCGTCGTGTTCATGGAATACTACAACCAGATGTCCAACTCGTGGTACTTCAACCCGATCATTTGCACGAACCCGTGCGGCGAGCAAGGCCTCCCGGCATGGGGCGTCTGCAACCTGTCCGCGGTCAACTTGTCGAAGTTCTACGACGAAGCGAAGCATGACGTCGATTGGGAAGATCTCGCGAAGACGGTCCGCTATTCGGTGCGCTTCCTCGACAACGTCATCGACAAGACGCCGTACCACTTCGAAGAGAACCGGAAGAACCAGCAGGGCGAGCGCCGCGTCGGCCTCGGCACGATGGGTCTCGCGGAGCTCATGATCAAGCTTGAAATTCGCTACGGCAGCCCGGAATCGCTCGTCTTCCTCGACAAGCTGTACGGCTTCATGGCGAAAGAAGCATATATCGCATCTGCCGAAATCGCGGGCGAGAAGGGCTCCTTCGAGCATTTCGTCTACGAGAAGTTCATGCAGAGCGGCTTCATGAAGAACATGGTTTCCGTATATCCGGAAGTGGGCGCGGCGATCAAGAAGCACGGCATGCGCAACGTTACGGTCATCACTCAGGCGCCTACGGGCAGCACGGGCACGATGGTCGGCACGTCGACGGGCATCGAGCCGTACTTCGCGTTCGAATACTACCGTCAAAGCCGCCTCGGCTTCGACAAGCAGCTCGTGCCGATCGCGCAGGAGTGGCAGGATAAGAACCCGGGCAAGGAGCTTCCGGAATGGTTCGTCACCGCGATGGACTTGTCCGCGAAGGATCACATCCGCGTGCAGGCGGCGATCCAGCGCTGGGTCGACAGTTCCATCTCCAAGACGGCGAACTGCCCGGCGGATTTCACCGTCGAAGAGACGAAAGAGCTGTACGAGCTCGCGTTCGACCTCGGCTGCAAAGGCGTAACGATCTACCGCGACGGCAGCCGCGACGTCCAAGTCCTCAGCACGAAGAAGGACGAAGAGAAGAAGGAAGAAGCGGCGGCTCCAGCAGCGGAAGCTCCGGCTGCCGAAGCTCAGGCGATCGAAGCGATCGCGTCCTCGCTGCCGGTCAAGGCGACGCCGGAGCAGCAGCAGGTGTTCGACAAGCAATATCACCGCCGTCCTCAAGTGCTTCGGGGCGCGACGTATAAATTCAATACGCCGTTCGGCATCGCGTACATCACGATCAACGACGCGAACGGCACGCCGAGCGAAGTGTTCCTGAACGTGGGCAAGGCCGGCTCCGACGTATTCGCCATGTCCGAAGCGCTCGGCCGCGTCATCTCCTTGTTCCTCCGTTACGGGGATCACGGCAGCAAGACGGAGCTCTTGATCAAGCACCTCAAGGGCATCGGCGGCTCCGGCGCTGTCGGCTTCGGCCCGAACCGCGTCGAGTCGATCGCCGACGCCGTCGCGAAGGCGCTCGAGCTCCACAAGGAGCACTCGGACGCCAGCGCCGTCTACGAGCCGGCAACGCATCTCGTCACCGCGACGCAGGAGCTCGAAGACGCGCCAGCACCGACGCCGGCACCGGCCGCGCCGGTCGTGAAGAAGCTGGACATCGCATCCTCCACCGACCTGTGCCCGGGCTGCGGCTCCGCCTCGCTCATCAACAGCGAAGGCTGCAAGACGTGCACCAACTGCGGCTACAGCAAGTGTAGCTAA
- a CDS encoding helix-turn-helix domain-containing protein, protein MWEKVGGMYRKKPVMFKMAFSYIALGSFLISAFSVLLAERVSDDFAREIRKHSEETIYQSYTTADLLMNNAFQYFYQVFHDDPIVTEALYGRELDRIAIGRIHTRLNELLSFSPLVHSVYVYNFQDDLVFSTLSTASELDRFYDRTITQLLSKNDERRRWLVSRKTDFSIYGQRYDNDLITVIYSESTPDSFSHGALVLNLNQNVLQQLVNRGTDNKWSAAMIVDGDGTVISHPDPERFNANIRAEPYFQELKTSSAKTGHFLSTADGRSALVTFVKSDQLDWSFVGVTDYQGALGRVVFLRRFIYAIAGVFASLGVIAALVFTRRFYRPIHELLHQVLDPQSPSEGVRSLSEYDVISRSVDSMRSRISRLQTDLRQHLPESKKAMLLAMCRGERWNGEEAKIGSLQLSISEGDIRVSVIRLDGYSRLLERFGMGDVSLLKFAIANISEETMKGKAAAEIIEDAEDRITVLWNASGDVEAERIMEKIREHIEQYLKLSVTIGVGVAVHSFGEVRYAWNTAAQAANYRLVFGGGQTLKYEDIHAAEFRTYEYPLQCERFIVDALKSGNIGKVREAFEQFTDRIRSFRFDEVLLCLNQLMVITMRTAIEMVDDPREEWLMELQDAHNQLRRHDTLSEITEWYMSLASRIVTIRDRKATSRHEEQVDKLMELIHTNYPDPNLSVASLAEAVGLSTNYARKIFRDRMGQSISQYINDYRFRKAQEMLIHTELPANRIGELVGMNNASYFYVSFKRFSGKTPDHYRKAYRMDKGEETLAAER, encoded by the coding sequence ATGTGGGAAAAGGTCGGCGGAATGTATCGAAAAAAGCCGGTGATGTTCAAGATGGCATTTTCTTATATCGCATTAGGCTCCTTCCTCATCTCTGCATTTTCTGTCCTATTGGCGGAACGGGTGTCGGACGATTTCGCAAGGGAGATTCGGAAACATTCCGAGGAGACGATCTATCAGTCGTACACGACCGCGGATCTGCTGATGAACAATGCCTTTCAATACTTCTACCAAGTGTTTCACGACGACCCGATCGTGACCGAGGCGTTGTACGGCAGAGAGTTGGATCGAATCGCGATTGGACGGATCCATACGCGACTCAATGAATTGCTGTCATTTAGTCCATTGGTTCATTCCGTGTATGTGTACAATTTTCAAGACGATTTGGTGTTCTCTACGTTATCCACGGCTAGCGAGCTGGATCGATTCTATGATCGAACGATAACGCAGCTGCTTTCTAAGAACGATGAACGCCGGCGCTGGCTGGTGTCGCGAAAAACCGATTTTTCCATATACGGCCAAAGGTACGACAACGATTTGATTACGGTCATCTATTCGGAGAGCACGCCGGATAGTTTTTCGCACGGCGCGCTCGTCCTGAACCTCAATCAAAACGTGCTGCAGCAGCTCGTGAACCGCGGCACGGATAACAAGTGGAGCGCCGCCATGATCGTAGACGGGGACGGGACCGTCATTTCGCATCCCGATCCGGAGCGATTCAATGCGAATATACGGGCCGAACCGTATTTTCAAGAACTGAAGACAAGTTCCGCCAAAACCGGCCATTTTCTTAGTACCGCGGACGGACGTTCCGCGCTTGTGACTTTCGTGAAATCGGATCAGCTCGATTGGAGCTTCGTCGGCGTCACCGATTATCAAGGGGCGCTTGGCCGGGTCGTTTTTTTACGACGTTTCATCTATGCGATCGCGGGCGTATTCGCTTCTCTCGGCGTAATTGCCGCACTGGTGTTTACCCGCCGGTTTTATCGACCGATTCATGAGTTGCTCCATCAGGTGCTTGATCCGCAATCCCCCTCGGAAGGGGTGCGATCGCTGTCCGAATACGACGTAATATCCCGTTCCGTCGACAGCATGAGGAGTCGGATTTCACGCTTACAAACCGATTTACGTCAGCACTTGCCCGAGTCCAAGAAAGCGATGCTGCTAGCGATGTGCCGGGGTGAACGGTGGAACGGGGAGGAAGCGAAGATCGGCAGTCTGCAACTCTCCATATCGGAAGGAGACATTCGGGTAAGCGTCATCCGATTGGACGGTTATTCCCGGTTGCTCGAACGGTTTGGAATGGGGGACGTATCGTTGTTGAAGTTCGCGATCGCCAATATTTCCGAGGAAACGATGAAAGGGAAAGCCGCGGCGGAAATCATTGAGGATGCGGAAGATAGGATTACGGTATTATGGAATGCTTCCGGCGATGTTGAAGCGGAACGGATCATGGAAAAGATTCGTGAGCATATTGAGCAGTATCTAAAGCTATCGGTGACGATCGGCGTCGGCGTGGCCGTGCATTCCTTCGGCGAGGTGCGCTATGCCTGGAATACCGCAGCACAAGCCGCGAATTATCGGCTCGTATTCGGAGGAGGCCAAACGCTCAAGTACGAGGACATTCATGCTGCCGAGTTTCGTACGTACGAATATCCGTTGCAATGCGAACGTTTCATCGTCGATGCGTTAAAGTCCGGTAATATTGGGAAAGTCCGGGAAGCGTTCGAACAATTTACCGACCGCATCCGGTCGTTCCGCTTCGACGAGGTGTTGTTGTGCTTGAACCAACTGATGGTCATCACGATGCGTACCGCGATCGAGATGGTGGACGATCCGCGCGAAGAATGGCTTATGGAGCTGCAGGACGCGCACAACCAGTTGCGGCGGCACGACACGTTGAGCGAAATTACGGAATGGTACATGTCTCTCGCGAGTCGAATCGTAACGATCCGCGACAGGAAGGCGACGTCAAGGCACGAGGAGCAAGTCGACAAGCTGATGGAACTGATCCATACCAACTATCCGGATCCGAACTTATCCGTCGCCTCGTTAGCCGAAGCGGTCGGTTTATCGACGAATTACGCGAGGAAAATATTCAGGGATCGCATGGGACAATCGATATCCCAGTACATCAACGACTATCGGTTCCGCAAAGCGCAGGAGATGTTGATCCATACGGAGCTGCCGGCCAACCGGATCGGGGAATTAGTCGGAATGAACAACGCCAGTTATTTTTATGTTTCGTTTAAACGATTTTCAGGGAAAACGCCCGATCATTACCGAAAGGCGTACCGAATGGACAAAGGGGAAGAAACGCTTGCCGCAGAGCGGTAA
- a CDS encoding ABC transporter permease, with the protein MARNKFLYLLAIPGIVFIFVFEYLPLFGLVIAFQDFQAIKGIAGSEFVGFKNFQFFFQSNDWLKVTFNTVYLNLLFLAFGTIMAVAIAVMLSEIGSKWFKKTAQSVVILPHFISWTVVSMFTMTLFASDGLVNRWFASIGMESIAFYSSPAIWPLLLVLLSLWHGAGFSSIVYLAAIAGINPDIYESASIDGASRWQKIWYITLPLLKTTVILLILLQLGNIFYGNFGMIYAIVGSNPLLYPTTDVIDTFVYRALMQLGDMGMASAVGFYQSFVGFALVVTANYITKKINADSAIY; encoded by the coding sequence ATGGCCCGGAACAAATTTTTGTATCTGCTCGCGATTCCCGGCATCGTTTTCATTTTCGTATTCGAGTATTTGCCGCTGTTCGGACTGGTGATCGCGTTTCAAGATTTTCAGGCGATCAAAGGAATTGCGGGCAGCGAGTTCGTAGGGTTTAAAAATTTTCAATTTTTCTTCCAATCCAACGATTGGTTGAAGGTAACGTTTAATACCGTTTATTTAAATTTGCTCTTCCTTGCGTTCGGGACGATCATGGCGGTCGCGATCGCCGTCATGCTTTCGGAGATCGGGAGCAAATGGTTCAAGAAAACGGCGCAGTCGGTAGTCATCTTGCCGCATTTTATCTCTTGGACCGTCGTGTCCATGTTTACGATGACGCTGTTCGCAAGCGACGGACTCGTGAACCGTTGGTTCGCTTCCATCGGCATGGAGTCGATTGCTTTCTACAGTTCCCCTGCAATTTGGCCGTTGCTGCTCGTGCTTCTCAGTCTTTGGCATGGGGCCGGTTTTTCGTCGATCGTATATTTGGCTGCGATTGCCGGCATCAACCCGGATATTTATGAATCCGCTTCGATCGACGGGGCGAGTCGATGGCAAAAAATTTGGTACATTACATTGCCTTTGCTGAAAACGACGGTGATTTTGCTTATTTTACTGCAGCTAGGCAACATCTTTTACGGAAATTTCGGGATGATCTACGCGATCGTCGGATCGAATCCGCTCTTGTACCCGACGACGGACGTCATCGACACGTTCGTGTACCGGGCATTGATGCAGCTAGGCGACATGGGCATGGCTTCTGCCGTAGGGTTTTATCAATCGTTCGTCGGATTCGCGTTGGTTGTTACCGCAAACTACATCACCAAGAAAATCAATGCTGATTCGGCGATTTACTAA
- a CDS encoding carbohydrate ABC transporter permease yields MSKRSYSLGDRMMLGAFYFVLALFAVYCLVPFMTVVSGSITSEQTLVKYGYSIFPRDLSFDAYKLLLGTDVVFNAYGVTIFVTCVGTVLSMIMTSALAYAISVKSVKYRNHIAFYVFFAMLFKGGLVPTYILISKYLHLKDTIWVLIIPALINPWNMFLLRNFFNTIDEALAESAKIDGANDIYILFRIILPVSLPAIATISLFYALAYWNEWFRAMLFIGDERLHPLQYLIMKVVRNLDFATQIADQVTVPGYIVPSSTTRLATAVVTIGPIVFLYPFLQKYFVKGLMVGSVKG; encoded by the coding sequence TTGTCGAAACGCAGCTACAGCTTAGGTGACCGGATGATGCTCGGCGCTTTTTATTTCGTACTGGCGCTGTTTGCAGTATATTGTCTCGTTCCGTTCATGACCGTCGTCTCCGGATCGATCACGAGCGAGCAAACGTTGGTGAAGTACGGCTACTCGATCTTTCCGCGGGATCTATCATTCGACGCGTATAAGCTGCTATTGGGGACGGACGTCGTATTCAACGCATACGGCGTAACGATTTTCGTGACGTGCGTCGGCACGGTGCTCAGCATGATTATGACAAGCGCACTCGCGTACGCCATCTCGGTCAAATCGGTGAAATACCGGAACCACATCGCGTTTTACGTCTTCTTCGCCATGCTGTTTAAGGGCGGGCTGGTTCCAACGTATATTTTGATTTCCAAGTATTTGCATCTCAAGGATACGATCTGGGTACTCATCATCCCGGCGCTGATCAACCCGTGGAACATGTTCTTGTTGCGAAATTTTTTTAACACGATCGACGAAGCGCTGGCGGAATCGGCGAAAATCGACGGAGCGAACGACATTTATATTTTGTTCCGCATTATTTTGCCGGTGTCGCTTCCCGCGATTGCGACGATTAGTTTGTTTTACGCGCTCGCTTATTGGAACGAATGGTTCCGCGCGATGCTGTTTATCGGCGACGAACGGCTTCATCCGCTTCAGTACTTAATTATGAAGGTGGTTCGCAACTTGGATTTCGCGACCCAAATCGCGGATCAAGTGACGGTGCCGGGCTACATCGTTCCGTCCAGCACGACGCGGTTAGCGACGGCCGTCGTGACGATCGGGCCGATCGTGTTTCTTTATCCGTTCCTGCAAAAATATTTCGTCAAAGGTTTGATGGTTGGCTCCGTGAAAGGCTGA
- a CDS encoding extracellular solute-binding protein, protein MLFGDRPTGMEDVLAEFENRTKETLNTKLDIEWSPIADHKEKVKLKMTAGEEVDLVFDAPWANLRTLAPQGAYVELDKYFNNDEYPGLKKAFSQEMLDANRINGKIYAVPFAQYFGGADGIFIRKDLREKYGLPEIKSYEDLEAYFTKVQENEENMVPLAVSGRRGFYNMFKPTFEKGTPIMTVGAGGHWQVVLSEDYKKVLNAVILGDADEQFATLPAPFNDPKTLYGFYDQYAAWNKYLEPDSISQKDHFGVFASGKAAALESDSAQFGAILTKLEAGVPGAELEFFSYNPCFTNFEPGCIGTDYVAANSVAVPATSKHPDRVMKFLDWIFQSQENHDLFELGIEGKHWEAMEDGSYKALGNHTFPGYELTWNPNYIRLNADLDETTKTYYEYLAKADTYYKRPLAGFKFDTSPVKSEIAKVQPKYDEFYQIAQNGLVQDVWTEARKANEEWKALGLDVIRAEIMKQLQAYIDAGGN, encoded by the coding sequence ATGTTGTTCGGCGACCGTCCGACGGGGATGGAGGACGTGCTTGCGGAATTCGAGAACCGGACGAAGGAAACTTTGAATACGAAGCTCGATATCGAGTGGTCTCCGATCGCCGATCACAAGGAAAAAGTGAAGCTCAAGATGACGGCAGGCGAAGAAGTCGATCTGGTGTTCGACGCGCCGTGGGCGAACCTTCGTACGTTGGCGCCGCAAGGCGCGTATGTGGAGTTGGACAAATATTTCAATAACGACGAATATCCCGGTTTAAAGAAAGCGTTCTCTCAGGAGATGCTGGACGCGAACCGGATTAACGGCAAGATTTATGCGGTTCCGTTCGCCCAATATTTCGGAGGAGCTGACGGCATCTTTATTCGAAAAGATTTACGAGAGAAGTACGGTCTCCCGGAAATAAAGTCGTACGAAGATCTGGAAGCTTATTTTACTAAGGTTCAAGAGAACGAAGAGAACATGGTTCCGCTTGCTGTCTCGGGACGACGGGGCTTCTACAACATGTTTAAACCTACCTTCGAGAAAGGGACGCCGATCATGACGGTCGGAGCCGGAGGGCATTGGCAGGTCGTTCTCTCGGAAGATTACAAGAAGGTGTTGAACGCGGTCATCTTAGGGGATGCAGACGAACAATTCGCGACATTGCCGGCGCCGTTCAACGATCCGAAGACACTGTATGGGTTTTATGATCAATATGCGGCATGGAACAAGTATCTTGAGCCGGATTCGATCAGCCAGAAGGATCATTTCGGCGTATTCGCCTCCGGGAAGGCGGCGGCGCTCGAAAGCGACAGCGCGCAATTCGGCGCGATTTTGACCAAATTAGAGGCAGGCGTGCCTGGAGCGGAGCTGGAGTTTTTCTCGTATAATCCATGCTTTACGAATTTCGAGCCAGGCTGCATCGGCACGGACTACGTCGCGGCGAATTCCGTTGCGGTCCCGGCGACGTCGAAGCACCCGGATCGCGTGATGAAATTCCTGGATTGGATTTTCCAGTCTCAGGAAAATCATGATTTGTTCGAATTGGGCATCGAAGGGAAGCATTGGGAAGCCATGGAAGATGGATCGTACAAGGCGCTTGGAAATCACACGTTCCCAGGCTATGAATTAACATGGAATCCGAACTACATTCGCTTAAATGCCGATTTGGACGAAACGACGAAGACGTACTACGAGTATCTGGCTAAGGCGGATACGTACTATAAGCGGCCGCTCGCCGGCTTTAAATTCGATACTTCGCCGGTGAAGAGCGAAATCGCCAAGGTTCAGCCGAAATACGACGAGTTTTACCAAATTGCTCAGAACGGCTTGGTTCAAGACGTGTGGACGGAGGCTCGGAAAGCGAATGAAGAGTGGAAAGCGCTCGGGTTGGACGTCATTCGCGCCGAGATTATGAAACAACTGCAGGCGTATATCGATGCCGGCGGCAACTAA